From Nicotiana tabacum cultivar K326 chromosome 22, ASM71507v2, whole genome shotgun sequence, one genomic window encodes:
- the LOC107802059 gene encoding casparian strip membrane protein 2-like: MDSKSKSHETAINISETESNKGKSTAAATIVATTKAIPHNQKGGWRRGVAIFDFILRLCGLVAALAAATTMGTTDETLPLFTQFFQFEASYDDLPAFSYFVVANAIASGYLVLSLPFSIVCIVRPHLVGARLVLLILDTVMVAFTTAGAAAAAAIVYLAHNGNSTTQWQAICQQFGDFCQQVSGAVVASFIAAVIFIFLVIFSALSLRRH, encoded by the exons ATGGATTCAAAATCCAAAAGCCATGAAACAGCCATTAACATATCTGAAACAGAGTCCAACAAAGGAAAATCAACTGCTGCAGCCACCATTGTAGCAACAACAAAAGCTATTCCTCATAATCAGAAGGGAGGATGGCGACGAGGGGTTGCGATATTCGACTTTATTCTGCGACTTTGTGGCCTTGTGGCTGCTCTGGCTGCTGCAACTACCATGGGAACTACTGATGAAACTCTTCCTCTTTTTACTCAGTTCTTTCAGTTCGAAGCTAGCTATGATGATCTCCCTGCTTTCTC GTATTTTGTGGTGGCAAATGCAATTGCAAGTGGATACCTTGTCCTCTCCCTACCTTTCTCCATTGTTTGCATTGTTCGACCACATCTTGTTGGCGCTAGACTTGTTCTGTTAATTCTTGACACT GTAATGGTGGCATTTACCACGGCTGGAGCAGCTGCGGCAGCTGCCATAGTGTACTTAGCACACAACGGCAATTCCACCACGCAATGGCAGGCGATATGCCAGCAGTTCGGCGATTTCTGCCAGCAAGTGAGCGGCGCGGTGGTGGCTTCCTTCATTGCAGCAGTCATCTTCATCTTCCTTGTCATTTTCTCTGCCCTGTCTCTCCGAAGGCACTAA
- the LOC107802057 gene encoding neoxanthin synthase, chloroplastic produces METLLKPFPSPLLSTPTPHRSIFQLNSPFLNPTTQNFSRKVHHRNKSSSKIFCSFLDLSPTSKPESLDVEISWVDPNLGRALFDVIIIGAGPAGLRLAEQVSRYGIKVCCVDSSPLSMWPNNYGVWVDEFEKLGLEDCLDHKWPMTCVHINDNKTKYLGRPYGRVSRKKLKLKLLNSCVENGVKFYKAKVWKVEHEEFESSVICDDGRKIRGSLIVDASGFASPFIEYDKPRNHGYQIAHGILAEVDNHPFDLDKMVLMDWRDSHLGNEPYLRVNNTKEPTFLYAMPFDRNLVFLEETSLVSRPVLSYREVKNRMVARLRHLGIKVRSVIEDEKCVIPMGGPLPRIPQNVMAIGGNSGIVHPSTGYMVARTMALAPVLAEAIAEGLGSTRMIRGCPLYHRVWNGLWPLERRSVRECYSFGMETLLKLDLKGTRRLFDAFFDLDPKYWQGFLSSRLSVKELAILSLYLFGHASNLARFDIVTKCPVPLARMIGNLAVETI; encoded by the coding sequence ATGGAAACTCTTCTCAAACCTTTTCCATCTCCTTTACTTTCCACTCCTACACCTCACAGGTCTATTTTTCAACTGAATTCTCCTTTTCTGAATCCAACCACCCAGAACTTTTCAAGAAAAGTTCATCACAGAAACAAAAGTAGTAGTAAAATTTTTTGTAGCTTTCTTGACTTATCACCCACATCAAAACCAGAGTCTTTAGATGTTGAAATCTCATGGGTTGATCCTAATTTGGGCCGGGCTCTATTCGACGTGATCATCATCGGAGCTGGTCCTGCGGGCCTCCGGCTGGCTGAGCAAGTATCAAGATATGGTATTAAGGTATGTTGTGTTGACTCTTCACCACTTTCCATGTGGCCAAATAATTATGGTGTTTGGGTTGATGAGTTTGAGAAGTTAGGATTGGAAGATTGTTTAGATCATAAGTGGCCTATGACTTGTGTTCATATAAATGATAACAAGACTAAGTATTTGGGAAGACCATATGGTAGAGTCAGTAGAAAGAAGTTGAAGTTGAAATTGTTGAATAGTTGTGTTGAAAATGGAGTGAAGTTTTATAAAGCCAAGGTTTGGAAAGTGGAGCATGAAGAATTTGAGTCTTCAGTTATTTGTGATGATGGTAGGAAGATAAGGGGTAGTTTGATTGTAGATGCAAGTGGTTTTGCTAGTCCTTTTATAGAATATGACAAGCCAAGAAACCATGGTTATCAAATTGCTCATGGGATTTTAGCAGAAGTGGATAATCATCCATTTGATTTGGATAAAATGGTGCTTATGGATTGGAGGGATTCTCATTTGGGAAATGAGCCATATTTGAGGGTGAACAATACTAAAGAACCAACATTCTTGTATGCAATGCCATTTGATAGGAATTTGGTATTCTTGGAAGAGACCTCTTTGGTGAGTCGACCTGTGTTATCGTATAGGGAAGTGAAAAATAGGATGGTGGCAAGGTTAAGGCATTTGGGGATCAAAGTGAGAAGTGTTATTGAGGATGAGAAATGTGTGATCCCTATGGGAGGACCACTTCCGCGGATCCCTCAAAATGTTATGGCAATTGGTGGAAATTCAGGGATAGTTCATCCATCGACAGGGTACATGGTGGCTCGGACCATGGCTTTGGCACCAGTATTGGCTGAGGCCATTGCTGAAGGTCTTGGATCAACCAGAATGATAAGAGGGTGTCCACTTTACCATAGAGTTTGGAATGGTTTGTGGCCTTTGGAGAGAAGAAGTGTGAGAGAATGTTACTCTTTTGGGATGGAGACTTTGTTGAAGCTTGATTTGAAAGGGACTAGGAGATTGTTTGATGCTTTCTTTGATCTTGATCCTAAATACTGGCAAGGTTTCCTTTCCTCAAGGTTGTCTGTCAAAGAACTTGCTATACTCAGCTTGTACCTTTTTGGGCATGCCTCAAATTTGGCTAGGTTTGATATTGTTACAAAATGCCCTGTGCCCTTGGCTAGAATGATTGGTAATCTAGCAGTAGAGACCATTTGA
- the LOC107802062 gene encoding vesicle-associated membrane protein 714-like yields the protein MAILYAVVARGTTVLAEFSAVTGNTGAVARRILEKLPGETESRLCFSQDRYIFHILRSAGFSFLCMANDTFGRRIPFSYLEDIQMRFMKNYSKVASYAPAYAMNDEFSRVLHQQMEFFSSNPSADTLNRVRGEVGEIRTIMVDNIEKILERGDRIELLVDKTATMQDSAFHFRKQSKRLRRALWMKNAKLLALLTCLIVLFLYLIIAACCGGITLPSCRS from the exons ATGGCGATACTGTATGCGGTTGTGGCGAGAGGCACAACGGTGCTGGCGGAGTTCAGTGCGGTGACAGGGAACACAGGGGCGGTGGCGCGAAGAATATTGGAGAAGCTTCCAGGTGAAACGGAATCGAGGCTTTGTTTCTCTCAAGATCGATACATCTTCCACATACTCCGATCTGCTGGATTCAGCTTCCTTTGTATGGCCAACGACACCTTCGGAA GGAGGATTCCTTTCTCATACCTGGAGGATATTCAGATGAGGTTCATGAAGAACTACAGCAAGGTGGCTTCTTATGCTCCTGCCTATGCCATGAATGATGAATTCTCAAGGGTCTTACATCAGCAAATGGAGTTCTTTTCAAGTAATCCAAGTGCAGATACACTAAATCGTGTCAGAGGAGAAGTTGGTGAG ATACGCACCATCATGGTTGATAATATTGAGAAAATACTTGAAAGAGGGGATCGGATTGAGCTCCTCGTTGACAAAACAGCAACGATGCAAGACAGTGCATTTCATTTCAGGAAACAGTCAAAGCGCCTTAGGAGAGCTCTTTGGATGAAAAATGCAAAGCTCCT GGCGTTGTTAACATGCCTGATTGTGCTGTTCCTTTACTTGATAATTGCTGCTTGTTGTGGAGGCATCACTCTACCTTCCTGCAGATCATGA